A window of candidate division WOR-3 bacterium genomic DNA:
ATCTCGATGACGTTCCACCCGAAAGCGCGGTACTTGTCGGTGATCGGCTCGATATTCATCACATCTTTGACCAACCCGTCAATCTGGAGTCGGTTCCGGTCAATGATGCAGCAGAGGTTGTCGAGGCCCCACGCGGCGGCTTCCATCACGGCTTCCCACACTTGCCCTTCCTGGTGCTCGCCGTCGCCGGTTATGCAGTACACCCGGTAGTTCTTCTTGTCCATCCGTCCGGCCCGGGCAATACCATTGGCAACTGACAGTCCTTGGCCGAGCGAGCCGGAGGAAACCTCGACGCCCGGCAGCTTGAGCCAGTGGGGGTGACCCTGGAATGGAGAGTAGAGCTTCCGCAGCAGGACCACGTCCTCAATCGGGAAGTAACCGGATATGCCCAGGCCTAGGTAGAGCGATGGAGCCTTGTGCCCGGCGGACCAGACAACCCGGTCCCGGTCCGGCCAGTCGGGATTCTTCGGGTCGTGCCGCGCCACGGCCAGGTAGAGCGCCGCGGTGATATCCATGATCGAGAGCGTGCCGCCGGCGTGTCCGGACCCGGCCGCGCAGAGGGCAACCAGGTCATACCCGCGCATCATGTTGGCGGACTGTACCAGCTCGCCCATGCCTGCGGTCTTGCCGTGGGTGCCGGCTTTGGAGTCAACTATTGGCATCGTTCCTCCGTTTCTCTAGAGCTTGGGTATTTTCTGGTAGTCGTCGTAGAACTTCTTGATGCCGGCATCCGTGAGCGGGTGTTTGGCCATCTTCACAAGGATGTCGTAGGGGATAGTCGCGATGTGGCAGCCGACACGGATTGAGTCGATGACATGCAGGGGGTGGCGGATGCTGGCCGAAATCACCTCGGTGTCGAACCCGTAGTCGTCAATCATCCCGACGATGTCCTCGATCAGGGCCATCCCGTCATGCGAGATGTCATCGAGCCGGCCGACGAACGGCGATACGAACGTCGCCCCGGCGCGAGAGGCGAGCAGGGCCTGGTTCGTCGAGAAGACGAGCGTGACATTGGTCTTGATGTCACGTTCGGACAGACCGCGCACCGCTTTCAGCCCCTCGATTGTCATCGGTATCTTGATGGTCACCTTGGACTGGTCGAGCTTCGCCCAGTCCTCGCCTTCCTTGATCATCCCGGCCGCGTCGGTCGACACGGCTTCGACCGAAACCGGGCCGT
This region includes:
- the fsa gene encoding fructose-6-phosphate aldolase, whose protein sequence is MKIFIDSADIKEIREVAGWGILDGVTTNPSLVCKTGRPFRECVQDILSAVDGPVSVEAVSTDAAGMIKEGEDWAKLDQSKVTIKIPMTIEGLKAVRGLSERDIKTNVTLVFSTNQALLASRAGATFVSPFVGRLDDISHDGMALIEDIVGMIDDYGFDTEVISASIRHPLHVIDSIRVGCHIATIPYDILVKMAKHPLTDAGIKKFYDDYQKIPKL